The proteins below come from a single Portunus trituberculatus isolate SZX2019 chromosome 4, ASM1759143v1, whole genome shotgun sequence genomic window:
- the LOC123510507 gene encoding dynein regulatory complex protein 9-like isoform X5, whose protein sequence is MPCTIPSYNTITVTPYHHYHTTYLTTTTITHHTAPHHHYHHHHALLHTTRDHQCLTSGQSVEEVERQLTEAQRGREAALSSREALTTSLSAKLASLDSQGSQAVLKCRREARRECEEVRGQSEASLNQLQAGLAASREAQQQQAERHSEDEALMRERRQQLEREMQQVIHKYDATMSCLQIDLDNLKDQHASLMLKLEHKTPGTEEKDKGLMIISLWQEALNIVEKRYRSILEEKQRAEEERLAAMQAEFRREHAARTIQRAWQHYKMRKMLKKAQRKRKKKPKDLKEAKK, encoded by the exons ATGCCATGTACCATTCCATCCTATAATACTATCACCGTTACAccataccaccactatcacacaaCATAcctgaccaccactaccatcacacatcATACCGcaccacaccatcactaccatcaccatcacgcaCTATTGCATACCACACGAGACCACCAGTGCCTG ACATCAGGGCAGAGTGTGGAGGAGGTTGAGAGGCAGTTGACGGAGGcacagagggggagagaggcagCACTCAGCTCACGGGAGGCATTGACCACATCGCTAAGTGCCAAACTGGCCTCACTTGACTCTCAAGGATCCCAGGCTGTGCTCAAgtgtag GCGTGAAGCGAGGAGAGAGTGTGAGGAGGTGCGAGGACAGAGTGAAGCCAGTCTGAACCAGCTGCAGGCTGGCCTGGCAGCCAGCAGGGAGGCACAACAGCAGCAGGCAGAGAGACACAGTGAGGATGAGGCACtcatgagggagaggag GCagcagctggagagagagatgcagcagGTGATCCACAAGTATGATGCCACAATGAGTTGCCTTCAGATAGATCTTGATAACCTCAAGGACCAACACGCCTCTCTCATGCTCAAACTGGAACACAAGACG CCAGgtacagaggagaaagataaaggactGATGATTATTTCTCTGTGGCAGGAAGCGCTGAACATTGTGGAAAAGAGATACCGCTCCATCTTGGAGGAAAAGCAGCGAGCAGAGGAGGAAAGACTGGCGGCCATGCAg GCTGAGTTCCGGCGGGAGCACGCGGCGCGCACCATTCAGCGTGCCTGGCAGCACTACAAGATGAGGAAGATGCTGAAGAAGGCTCagcgtaagaggaagaagaagccaaAGGATCTGAAGGAGGCCAAGAAGTAG